From the genome of Prevotella herbatica, one region includes:
- a CDS encoding four helix bundle protein yields MALSYDLPIYRDTMKLLSLTIEKAKCYPRFYRYTVGEKMVNINLELLSLIYRANSSYEKSMMFKLLNKI; encoded by the coding sequence ATGGCATTATCTTATGACTTACCGATCTATCGTGATACAATGAAGTTATTGAGTTTAACAATAGAAAAGGCTAAATGTTATCCACGCTTCTACCGCTATACGGTTGGCGAAAAAATGGTGAATATCAATCTGGAACTATTGTCTCTGATATATAGAGCAAACAGCAGTTACGAAAAAAGCATGATGTTTAAACTTCTAAATAAAATATAA
- a CDS encoding DUF4906 domain-containing protein: MIRRISYLLYILFTLAFVSSCNTMDDMLDENKDAATLTVKIAQQDPTTVTRAISDAIENVNVLVFDAQGHLVGSAYASSNPTAVSVSARVSNGCTVCAIANTGSSSYFDGISTLTELQAKVTPALASADALGAKSNEILYGTIPGVTLSSGTNTQTVILSRLYSKYTFTITPSSDIAITSYQLCNVPNECYIASGNTSNPTTGFAGLNFSAVATPVYAGTVVNAGPYYIYENLAGTASASNTAELRTAANAPSGSSYLLITAGGTGYNAGWTSTYRVYLGGVTNATSPVLDYTNFNVNRNFNYQCNIAIFGSGANDARVTYQSQGTRANAVTGTATPGTYLYSDGTTGTSGTPPAGTTVVGIVFSNQLSSAEYSKGYTHGYALALKDASTGTSWGPYGVDAGLTKVTTFAGYYNDITAGYYGTFTKGYNKSNSSYPAWKAANNYNVDVSGFKNSGWYLPSIGQWWDVCANLGKVDLTSMQASSSSYGNVYSTGTATTNVNAAINAAVGGQALTSSYYWSASEWSPGNAPRVHFYSSGVALDYRSKDGTDYYVRAVLAF; this comes from the coding sequence ATGATTAGAAGAATATCATATTTACTATATATATTATTTACATTGGCATTCGTATCTTCTTGTAACACGATGGACGACATGCTTGATGAAAACAAGGATGCTGCTACGCTGACAGTAAAGATAGCGCAGCAGGATCCTACGACAGTCACGCGTGCAATCAGTGACGCCATAGAAAATGTGAATGTACTTGTCTTTGATGCACAGGGGCATTTAGTAGGTAGTGCGTATGCATCAAGCAATCCTACAGCCGTATCCGTTTCTGCCAGAGTAAGCAACGGTTGTACAGTCTGTGCCATCGCCAACACTGGCAGCAGTTCCTATTTTGACGGTATCAGTACACTTACAGAACTTCAGGCAAAGGTTACTCCAGCCTTGGCATCAGCGGATGCACTTGGAGCAAAGAGCAATGAAATATTATATGGTACGATTCCTGGTGTAACGCTGAGTAGCGGAACAAATACTCAGACCGTTATTTTAAGCCGATTATATAGTAAGTATACATTTACAATAACCCCTTCAAGTGATATTGCAATAACCAGTTATCAGCTTTGCAATGTACCCAATGAATGCTATATAGCGTCAGGGAATACATCAAATCCAACAACTGGATTTGCAGGATTGAATTTTAGTGCAGTTGCAACTCCTGTTTATGCGGGTACTGTAGTCAATGCAGGACCATATTATATCTATGAGAATCTAGCTGGCACAGCTTCTGCTTCCAATACAGCAGAATTAAGAACTGCAGCTAATGCACCGAGCGGTTCTTCATATTTACTGATAACTGCAGGAGGAACAGGATATAATGCTGGATGGACATCTACATATAGAGTATATCTTGGAGGAGTAACAAATGCAACAAGTCCTGTTTTGGATTATACCAACTTCAATGTAAATAGAAATTTTAATTATCAATGCAATATTGCAATCTTTGGCAGTGGTGCTAATGATGCAAGGGTTACTTATCAAAGTCAAGGTACTCGTGCTAATGCAGTAACAGGTACAGCTACTCCTGGTACTTATCTCTATAGTGATGGCACAACAGGTACGTCAGGTACACCACCTGCTGGTACAACAGTAGTTGGTATCGTGTTCTCTAATCAGTTAAGCTCAGCCGAATACAGTAAAGGTTATACCCATGGCTATGCACTAGCTCTAAAAGATGCGAGTACAGGAACTTCTTGGGGTCCTTATGGAGTTGATGCAGGATTAACCAAAGTTACAACCTTTGCCGGTTATTATAATGATATAACTGCAGGTTATTATGGCACCTTTACGAAAGGTTACAATAAAAGTAATAGCAGCTATCCCGCATGGAAGGCAGCTAATAATTATAATGTGGATGTATCTGGTTTTAAAAATAGTGGTTGGTATCTTCCAAGTATAGGTCAATGGTGGGATGTTTGTGCTAATCTTGGTAAGGTAGACTTGACCAGTATGCAGGCAAGTTCGTCTAGTTATGGTAACGTTTATAGTACTGGTACAGCAACCACGAATGTAAATGCAGCTATAAACGCAGCTGTTGGTGGGCAAGCATTAACTTCAAGCTATTATTGGTCTGCGTCGGAGTGGTCTCCTGGCAACGCTCCGCGCGTTCACTTCTACAGTTCGGGCGTCGCCTTGGACTACCGCAGTAAGGACGGTACGGACTACTATGTGCGTGCAGTTCTTGCTTTTTAA